The Geobacillus genomosp. 3 genome segment ATGGATATGCAAGGCGATATGAGCTGCCTCATCATCTGGGATCTCAATGCCAAGCCGCTCTTTGATCAACTGTTTCGCCCACAATCCGATCTCATACTCCGCCTTGTACAACACTTTAATTTCATTCAGCAACTTGTTTTGAATGCGGTATCCTTGTTTCAGCCGCTCGATAGCGAATGACAAATGGTCGGTCAACGCGATATGGATATGGTTGCTAAGGGGCGCTTGCAGCTTCCCTTCCGCATAGCTAATAATTTCTTCGGCAATATCGATATGCTCCTCTGGCAACGTGCGCAACAGTTGCTGGAATTTCTCGTTTTCTTCTTCCATGACGAAAATTTTCTCAATGCGGCCAACGGGGATGAGATCGTTTTTCCGCTTTTGAAACGCAATCCCCGGGCCCATGACAATTTTCTCTTTACCTTCATCGAGCACAACAACGGCGTTGTTGT includes the following:
- a CDS encoding PRD domain-containing protein encodes the protein MAFRIHKILNNNAVVVLDEGKEKIVMGPGIAFQKRKNDLIPVGRIEKIFVMEEENEKFQQLLRTLPEEHIDIAEEIISYAEGKLQAPLSNHIHIALTDHLSFAIERLKQGYRIQNKLLNEIKVLYKAEYEIGLWAKQLIKERLGIEIPDDEAAHIALHIHTAKMDAASMNKTLRETTLIHELVRLIETELGLSIDEESISYQRLLTHLRFALSRIENGEPIHSMDEEMMALIQAKYVNEWACARKAAEYAEQEYGIRFPEEELAYIVLHIQRLRKR